A DNA window from Aminiphilus circumscriptus DSM 16581 contains the following coding sequences:
- the purH gene encoding bifunctional phosphoribosylaminoimidazolecarboxamide formyltransferase/IMP cyclohydrolase translates to MNTRRALLSVWNKEGIVPFARTLADMGWEIVSSSGTAKALAEAGIACTEVADLTGYPHLLGGRVKTLHPAIAGGILARRNLPADMADVNAHGIPLLDMVVCNLYPFEEVARSGADLAELLEHIDIGGITLLRAAAKNYLHVVVVPCPGDYETVLNELRAEGNVTSATRQRLALSAFAATSLYDATIVQGLQAELGTASGPEEPVRVLGLRAAQELRYGENPHQRATLLLPPLSDLPWEQLGGKPLSYNNILDLDAALRGSALLADTCAALVVKHTTPCGAATGKTPSEAFLRARECDPVSAFGGIVGFTRRADLATCHTLAEQFLEIVVAPDYDEEGLDLLRKSRPNLRVLRWKGGRVFPVEFRSTWSGMLLQDDALPELPTPSGGEWIGTPRPDLWEDLLFGWKIAALSKSNAIAIVSGGCTLGIGRGFTSRVDAVDWAVKQAGEQSRGAVLASDAFFPFPDGVEHAAAAGIAAIIQPGGSLRDEDVAEAARKAGVSMFLSGRRTFRH, encoded by the coding sequence GTGAACACCCGTAGAGCACTTCTCTCTGTATGGAACAAGGAAGGGATCGTCCCCTTCGCACGAACCCTCGCCGACATGGGCTGGGAGATCGTCTCCAGCTCAGGAACCGCAAAGGCCCTCGCCGAAGCGGGCATCGCCTGTACCGAAGTGGCGGATCTCACCGGTTATCCCCATCTTCTCGGCGGACGCGTGAAGACCCTGCACCCCGCCATCGCCGGAGGCATCCTCGCCCGGAGGAACCTTCCCGCGGACATGGCGGACGTGAACGCCCACGGAATCCCCCTTCTGGACATGGTGGTCTGCAATCTCTATCCCTTCGAGGAGGTGGCCCGGAGCGGCGCCGACCTGGCGGAACTTCTGGAGCACATCGACATCGGAGGCATCACCCTCCTCCGGGCGGCGGCGAAAAACTATCTCCACGTGGTGGTCGTCCCCTGCCCCGGCGACTACGAGACCGTGCTCAACGAACTCCGCGCCGAGGGAAACGTGACCTCCGCCACAAGGCAGCGCCTCGCCCTGTCGGCCTTTGCCGCCACATCCCTCTACGACGCTACCATCGTCCAGGGGCTCCAGGCGGAACTCGGCACAGCGAGCGGCCCGGAGGAACCGGTGCGCGTCCTCGGTCTTCGCGCCGCCCAGGAACTCCGTTACGGCGAAAACCCTCACCAGCGGGCAACCCTGCTTCTGCCGCCCCTGTCGGACCTTCCCTGGGAGCAATTGGGAGGAAAGCCGTTGTCGTACAACAACATCCTCGACCTCGACGCAGCTCTCCGGGGCAGCGCTCTTCTCGCGGACACCTGTGCCGCTCTCGTGGTGAAGCACACTACCCCCTGCGGAGCCGCCACCGGAAAAACGCCCTCCGAAGCCTTCCTCAGAGCCCGGGAGTGCGATCCCGTCTCCGCCTTCGGTGGCATCGTGGGCTTCACTCGTAGGGCGGACCTGGCCACGTGCCACACTCTTGCGGAACAGTTCCTGGAGATCGTCGTGGCCCCCGACTACGACGAGGAGGGGCTGGACCTTCTCAGAAAGAGCCGCCCCAATCTCCGCGTGCTCCGCTGGAAGGGCGGCCGAGTCTTCCCCGTGGAGTTCCGGAGCACCTGGAGCGGCATGCTGCTTCAGGACGACGCGCTTCCCGAACTGCCCACGCCCTCGGGCGGCGAATGGATCGGTACCCCCCGCCCAGACCTCTGGGAGGACCTGCTCTTCGGCTGGAAAATCGCGGCGCTGAGCAAGAGCAACGCCATCGCCATCGTCTCGGGCGGCTGCACCCTCGGCATCGGACGGGGCTTCACCAGCCGTGTGGACGCAGTGGACTGGGCGGTGAAACAGGCGGGAGAGCAAAGCCGGGGAGCGGTTCTCGCCTCAGACGCCTTCTTCCCCTTTCCGGACGGTGTGGAGCACGCCGCCGCCGCGGGTATCGCGGCGATCATCCAACCCGGAGGCTCCCTGCGAGACGAGGACGTGGCCGAGGCCGCCCGCAAGGCCGGAGTCTCCATGTTCCTCAGCGGACGGCGAACCTTCCGCCATTGA
- the purN gene encoding phosphoribosylglycinamide formyltransferase — MMPSRIALFISGRGSNMTAIAEHIRDGSLSAEIAFVAADREGAPGIETARTLGLPTVVCSYAELGRERAERALAAAVHEHLASWIVLAGFMRVLSASFVHEFAERIVNIHPSLLPAFPGSEAIRQAWDYGVKVTGVTVHLVDERVDHGPILAQAAVPIEENDTPARLEERIHCVEHDLYWRCLKDLLEGRFTKTGRRRMRREHP, encoded by the coding sequence ATGATGCCCTCGCGGATCGCCCTCTTCATCTCCGGAAGGGGATCGAACATGACCGCCATCGCTGAACACATCCGGGACGGCAGCCTTTCCGCGGAGATCGCCTTCGTCGCCGCCGACCGGGAGGGAGCGCCGGGCATCGAGACGGCCCGAACCCTCGGCCTTCCCACCGTTGTCTGCTCCTATGCCGAACTGGGCCGGGAGCGGGCCGAGCGAGCGCTCGCCGCGGCAGTGCACGAACACCTCGCCTCGTGGATCGTCCTCGCGGGTTTCATGCGGGTCCTCTCCGCATCCTTCGTCCACGAGTTCGCGGAGAGAATCGTGAACATCCACCCTTCCCTCCTTCCCGCCTTTCCGGGGAGCGAGGCCATTCGCCAGGCCTGGGACTACGGCGTGAAGGTCACGGGAGTGACGGTCCATCTCGTGGACGAACGAGTCGATCACGGCCCCATTCTCGCCCAGGCGGCGGTACCCATAGAGGAGAACGACACTCCGGCCCGCCTCGAGGAGCGCATCCACTGCGTGGAGCACGATCTGTACTGGCGCTGCCTTAAAGATCTCCTGGAAGGACGTTTCACAAAGACAGGAAGGAGGCGCATGCGCCGTGAACACCCGTAG